A window of Hemibagrus wyckioides isolate EC202008001 linkage group LG03, SWU_Hwy_1.0, whole genome shotgun sequence contains these coding sequences:
- the si:dkey-187a12.4 gene encoding uncharacterized protein si:dkey-187a12.4, whose product MAGSNGNSSNWAMERRVEGLVNKHMADMALETLQQRLSAVSQEMNHLSAEISRREDTKRVEALPRRSDPHFIVGSLPESYTDELVDEKKKLMPNTATSSSSSSSSAETASQRKIISLLLEIKEEQQRQWAVLKDLQAMIQGHMCEEDVETLDIELPLQTMEQLDETERYLENDGAQKRMVSHLSRMGGATVDDAVRRLMQAVLSFSVGSELNWVGRGQKRSFRNTRLQGVLFRALKKTPVGREATHHQFADVVKKWLRFAPFRQGGSGRRQHYKPPVEFMCHHTDAEG is encoded by the exons ATGGCAGGCAGTAACGGGAACAGCTCGAACTGGGCGATGGAGCGGCGAGTGGAGGGGCTGGTGAACAAACACATGGCAGACATGGCACTGGAGACACTTCAGCAGCGACTCTCCGCTGTGTCCCAGGAAATGAACCATCTGTCTGCTGAAATATCCAGACGAGAAGACACGAAGCGTGTGGAGGCTTTACCACGGCGGAGTGACCCACACTTCATCGTAGGCTCCCTTCCCGAGTCATATACTGACGAGCTAGTggacgaaaaaaaaaagttgatgcCAAACACAGcaacatcctcatcctcatcctcctcttcagCAG AAACTGCGTCTCAAAGAAAAATCATATCACTCCTGCTGGAGATAAAAGAAGAACAACAGAGGCAGTGGGCTGTGCTGAAAGACCTGCAAGCCATGATTCAAGGACACATGTGTGAAGAGGATGTTGAGACTTTGGATATAGAGCTACCACTACAGACAATGGAACAGCTTGATGAAACGGAGAGATATTTGGAGAATGATGGAGCACAGAAGAGAATG GTGTCTCACCTCTCCCGGATGGGTGGCGCAACAGTGGATGATGCAGTTAGACGGCTGATGCAGGCAGTTCTATCTTTCAGCGTCGGTTCTGAGTTGAACTGGGTTGGTCGAGGACAAAAAAGGAGTTTCAGAAATACCAGACTGCAAGGCGTTTTGTTTC GTGCGTTAAAGAAGACCCCTGTAGGAAGGGAGGCTACACACCATCAGTTTGCAGATGTAGTAAAGAAGTGGCTGCGATTCGCTCCATTCAGACAAGGAGGCAGCGGACGGAGACAGCATTACAAACCTCCTGTAGAATTCATGTGCCATCATACTGATGCTGAAGGGTGA